In Pocillopora verrucosa isolate sample1 chromosome 13, ASM3666991v2, whole genome shotgun sequence, one genomic interval encodes:
- the LOC136277665 gene encoding putative cuticle collagen 155 gives MFFPFTVLCKHVLAAGSNATCLRGPRGPPGLLGPKGDKGDSVVGPQGPRGRVGYPGRDGDIVTDELFNICFDSERKKGCTRGNGTKGSRGRPGRPGPAVFFDSEEIVITVKGQKGEPGPEYTFVKEINCDKDKCGQYIQGPKGEPGQNGNRGAPGTVGLPGPPGTPENLE, from the exons atgttttttcctttcact GTACTCTGTAAACACGTGCTGGCTGCGGGATCAAACGCGACTTGCTTACGTGGACCCCGCGGGCCGCCGGGATTGTTGGGACCTAAAGGGGACAAAGGAGACTCAGTTGTAGGCCCACAGGGACCGAGAGGAAGAGTGGGATACCCAGGGCGAGACGGAG ATATCGTTACGGATGAGTtatttaatatttgttttgacagtgaaaggaaaaaagggtgCACGCGGGGAAATGGGACCAAAGGTTCTCGAGGTCGACCGGGACGACCTGGGCCAGCAGTATTCTTTGATTCTGAAGAAATTGTGATCACTGTCAAGGGACAAAAG GGAGAACCGGGACCTGAGTATACatttgtaaaagaaataaactgcgATAAG GATAAATGTGGCCAGTACATCCAAGGTCCAAAAGGGGAACCCGGGCAAAACGGTAACCGGGGTGCCCCGGGAACTGTGGGGTTACCTGGTCCGCCGGGAACCCCGGAAAACCTGGAGTGA
- the LOC136277831 gene encoding collagen alpha-1(XV) chain-like isoform X3 — protein sequence MKPDLCFFVHQENGSYTWKCEDRGYPDNSLKDVDLLGTIGNPLPIGVSLTKGPYTKPAFHFRSGANVGRFARYIFPKGFFKEFSISVVIRPKSAERGVVFALLPHIRRGNVILGLEIHRDSFSEGTTISLIHANNGNTRTVFDFTVPSLTGKWTWLSFSIRNNGVTFYKDCREVDTKFLPAALGNFTLRPYSALYIGRAGWTPGASSSAFQGDIAELSMHRDPNKAQHQECKILTTTRPPVISTTLAKPLQAHPPSLRSNASIPKVSTNSSSIVDYLSTTKRPTVRKATEGSDQTISGGEEVTRAALTSVNSFSTTVRPTLRDITEGNDLITSGGEEGTEEVSTVDLVHFTERTTLRKATEGRDQTTKILTEDTDSISNGRTELLTQSTLKTTNEVTTETSPKEDTTTSTKPVTVSVSSSAPGITTLEDNGAATKTESTSGTQPLVTETSVPATSLPKGTTDAATEASTDSVEGKSTPGQEDPLKSQKQIENRFQQQQRQHP from the exons ATGAAACCAGATTTGTGCTTTTTCGTTCACCAAGAAAATGGTAGTTACACTTGGAAGTGTGAAGACAGAG GTTATCCTGACAACAGCCTTAAAGACGTTGACTTACTCGGGACAATAGGAAACCCACTTCCGATTGGCGTATCGCTCACGAAAGGACCTTACACGAAACCAGCATTTCACTTTCGGTCTGGAGCGAATGTTGGACGTTTCGCTCGCTACATTTTTCCAAAgggattttttaaagaattttcaatCAGTGTTGTAATTCGCCCAAAATCTGCTGAACGTGGGGTGGTATTTGCTCTTTTGCCGCATATCCGCAGAGGAAATGTCATTTTGGGACTTGAGATTCACAGAGACTCCTTTTCTGAAGGGACTACAATAAGTTTGATTCACGCAAACAACGGAAATACGAGAACTGTTTTTGATTTTACCGTCCCTAGCCTGACTGGCAAATGGACTTGGCTCTCTTTTAGTATTAGAAATAATGGCGTCACGTTTTACAAAGACTGTAGAGAAGTTGACACTAAGTTTTTACCTGCGGCTCTGGGTAACTTCACCCTTCGACCCTACAGTGCTTTGTACATTGGTAGAGCTGGATGGACTCCGGGGGCATCGTCAAGTGCTTTTCAG GGAGATATAGCAGAACTGTCCATGCACCGTGACCCCAACAAGGCCCAGCATCAGGAGTGCAAG ATATTAACAACAACAAGACCTCCGGTGATCTCTACAACTTTAGCAAAGCCCTTACAAGCACATCCACCATCCTTGAGGTCCAATGCAAGTATACCAAAAGTATCAACAAACAGTTCAAGTATTGTCGACTATCTGTCAACCACGAAACGTCCGACTGTACGGAAAGCTACTGAAGGCAGTGATCAGACGATCAGTGGCGGAGAGGAAGTGACGCGAGCGGCTTTAACCTCAGTGAACAGTTTCTCCACCACAGTACGACCAACTTTAAGAGACATTACTGAGGGTAATGATCTTATAACCAGTGGGGGAGAGGAAGGAACAGAGGAGGTGAGCACCGTCGATCTTGTCCATTTTACGGAACGAACAACGTTACGGAAAGCCACTGAAGGAAGGGATCAAACaactaaaattttaactgaGGACACTGACTCTATATCAAATGGCAGAACAGAGCTTCTGACGCAAAGCACATTAAAAACAACTAATGAAGTAACAACAGAAACTTCACCAAAGGAGGATACTACCACAAGCACAAAACCAGTGACTGTTTCTGTATCTTCTTCCGCCCCTGGTATTACCACTCTAGAAGACAATGGTGCTGCTACGAAAACGGAATCGACATCAGGAACGCAGCCACTCGTAACAGAGACGAGCGTTCCAGCCACGTCCTTGCCAAAAGGTACAACTGATGCAGCTACTGAAGCGAGCACCGACAGTGTTGAGGGCAAGTCAACCCCTGGCCAAGAGGATCCTCTCAAATCCCAAAAACAGATAGAGAATCGCTTTCAACAACAGCAACGACAACATCCATGA
- the LOC136277831 gene encoding collagen alpha-1(XV) chain-like isoform X2 gives MRPGVRRDESLTRLVSLVISSCVWCCTMLLNAQPLVQARPQVLGRYKRYPDNSLKDVDLLGTIGNPLPIGVSLTKGPYTKPAFHFRSGANVGRFARYIFPKGFFKEFSISVVIRPKSAERGVVFALLPHIRRGNVILGLEIHRDSFSEGTTISLIHANNGNTRTVFDFTVPSLTGKWTWLSFSIRNNGVTFYKDCREVDTKFLPAALGNFTLRPYSALYIGRAGWTPGASSSAFQGDIAELSMHRDPNKAQHQECKILTTTRPPVISTTLAKPLQAHPPSLRSNASIPKVSTNSSSIVDYLSTTKRPTVRKATEGSDQTISGGEEVTRAALTSVNSFSTTVRPTLRDITEGNDLITSGGEEGTEEVSTVDLVHFTERTTLRKATEGRDQTTKILTEDTDSISNGRTELLTQSTLKTTNEVTTETSPKEDTTTSTKPVTVSVSSSAPGITTLEDNGAATKTESTSGTQPLVTETSVPATSLPKGTTDAATEASTDSVEGKSTPGQEDPLKSQKQIENRFQQQQRQHP, from the exons ATGAGGCCTGGGGTGCGAAGAGATGAATCTTTAACCCGTTTGGTTTCTTTGGTCATATCAAGTTGTGTTTGGTGTTGTACAATGCTTCTTAATGCTCAACCTTTGGTACAAGCTCGACCGCAGGTTCTCGGGCGATATAAAC GTTATCCTGACAACAGCCTTAAAGACGTTGACTTACTCGGGACAATAGGAAACCCACTTCCGATTGGCGTATCGCTCACGAAAGGACCTTACACGAAACCAGCATTTCACTTTCGGTCTGGAGCGAATGTTGGACGTTTCGCTCGCTACATTTTTCCAAAgggattttttaaagaattttcaatCAGTGTTGTAATTCGCCCAAAATCTGCTGAACGTGGGGTGGTATTTGCTCTTTTGCCGCATATCCGCAGAGGAAATGTCATTTTGGGACTTGAGATTCACAGAGACTCCTTTTCTGAAGGGACTACAATAAGTTTGATTCACGCAAACAACGGAAATACGAGAACTGTTTTTGATTTTACCGTCCCTAGCCTGACTGGCAAATGGACTTGGCTCTCTTTTAGTATTAGAAATAATGGCGTCACGTTTTACAAAGACTGTAGAGAAGTTGACACTAAGTTTTTACCTGCGGCTCTGGGTAACTTCACCCTTCGACCCTACAGTGCTTTGTACATTGGTAGAGCTGGATGGACTCCGGGGGCATCGTCAAGTGCTTTTCAG GGAGATATAGCAGAACTGTCCATGCACCGTGACCCCAACAAGGCCCAGCATCAGGAGTGCAAG ATATTAACAACAACAAGACCTCCGGTGATCTCTACAACTTTAGCAAAGCCCTTACAAGCACATCCACCATCCTTGAGGTCCAATGCAAGTATACCAAAAGTATCAACAAACAGTTCAAGTATTGTCGACTATCTGTCAACCACGAAACGTCCGACTGTACGGAAAGCTACTGAAGGCAGTGATCAGACGATCAGTGGCGGAGAGGAAGTGACGCGAGCGGCTTTAACCTCAGTGAACAGTTTCTCCACCACAGTACGACCAACTTTAAGAGACATTACTGAGGGTAATGATCTTATAACCAGTGGGGGAGAGGAAGGAACAGAGGAGGTGAGCACCGTCGATCTTGTCCATTTTACGGAACGAACAACGTTACGGAAAGCCACTGAAGGAAGGGATCAAACaactaaaattttaactgaGGACACTGACTCTATATCAAATGGCAGAACAGAGCTTCTGACGCAAAGCACATTAAAAACAACTAATGAAGTAACAACAGAAACTTCACCAAAGGAGGATACTACCACAAGCACAAAACCAGTGACTGTTTCTGTATCTTCTTCCGCCCCTGGTATTACCACTCTAGAAGACAATGGTGCTGCTACGAAAACGGAATCGACATCAGGAACGCAGCCACTCGTAACAGAGACGAGCGTTCCAGCCACGTCCTTGCCAAAAGGTACAACTGATGCAGCTACTGAAGCGAGCACCGACAGTGTTGAGGGCAAGTCAACCCCTGGCCAAGAGGATCCTCTCAAATCCCAAAAACAGATAGAGAATCGCTTTCAACAACAGCAACGACAACATCCATGA
- the LOC136277831 gene encoding collagen alpha-1(XV) chain-like isoform X1, producing the protein MATRFLIFLLVAALASVTSSKATIRQGAEFKLEDTSEGSAEGFGIEIETLSELEEFGDGLMKPDLCFFVHQENGSYTWKCEDRGYPDNSLKDVDLLGTIGNPLPIGVSLTKGPYTKPAFHFRSGANVGRFARYIFPKGFFKEFSISVVIRPKSAERGVVFALLPHIRRGNVILGLEIHRDSFSEGTTISLIHANNGNTRTVFDFTVPSLTGKWTWLSFSIRNNGVTFYKDCREVDTKFLPAALGNFTLRPYSALYIGRAGWTPGASSSAFQGDIAELSMHRDPNKAQHQECKILTTTRPPVISTTLAKPLQAHPPSLRSNASIPKVSTNSSSIVDYLSTTKRPTVRKATEGSDQTISGGEEVTRAALTSVNSFSTTVRPTLRDITEGNDLITSGGEEGTEEVSTVDLVHFTERTTLRKATEGRDQTTKILTEDTDSISNGRTELLTQSTLKTTNEVTTETSPKEDTTTSTKPVTVSVSSSAPGITTLEDNGAATKTESTSGTQPLVTETSVPATSLPKGTTDAATEASTDSVEGKSTPGQEDPLKSQKQIENRFQQQQRQHP; encoded by the exons ATGGCTACAAG ATTCCTCATCTTCCTTTTAGTGGCAGCGCTTGCCTCTGTTACCTCCTCCAAAGCTACCATTCGACAGGGCGCTGAATTTAAACTCGAAGATACATCGGAAGGATCAGCCGAAGGTTTCggaattgaaattgaaacacTTAGCGAACTCGAGGAATTTGGTG ATGGCCTTATGAAACCAGATTTGTGCTTTTTCGTTCACCAAGAAAATGGTAGTTACACTTGGAAGTGTGAAGACAGAG GTTATCCTGACAACAGCCTTAAAGACGTTGACTTACTCGGGACAATAGGAAACCCACTTCCGATTGGCGTATCGCTCACGAAAGGACCTTACACGAAACCAGCATTTCACTTTCGGTCTGGAGCGAATGTTGGACGTTTCGCTCGCTACATTTTTCCAAAgggattttttaaagaattttcaatCAGTGTTGTAATTCGCCCAAAATCTGCTGAACGTGGGGTGGTATTTGCTCTTTTGCCGCATATCCGCAGAGGAAATGTCATTTTGGGACTTGAGATTCACAGAGACTCCTTTTCTGAAGGGACTACAATAAGTTTGATTCACGCAAACAACGGAAATACGAGAACTGTTTTTGATTTTACCGTCCCTAGCCTGACTGGCAAATGGACTTGGCTCTCTTTTAGTATTAGAAATAATGGCGTCACGTTTTACAAAGACTGTAGAGAAGTTGACACTAAGTTTTTACCTGCGGCTCTGGGTAACTTCACCCTTCGACCCTACAGTGCTTTGTACATTGGTAGAGCTGGATGGACTCCGGGGGCATCGTCAAGTGCTTTTCAG GGAGATATAGCAGAACTGTCCATGCACCGTGACCCCAACAAGGCCCAGCATCAGGAGTGCAAG ATATTAACAACAACAAGACCTCCGGTGATCTCTACAACTTTAGCAAAGCCCTTACAAGCACATCCACCATCCTTGAGGTCCAATGCAAGTATACCAAAAGTATCAACAAACAGTTCAAGTATTGTCGACTATCTGTCAACCACGAAACGTCCGACTGTACGGAAAGCTACTGAAGGCAGTGATCAGACGATCAGTGGCGGAGAGGAAGTGACGCGAGCGGCTTTAACCTCAGTGAACAGTTTCTCCACCACAGTACGACCAACTTTAAGAGACATTACTGAGGGTAATGATCTTATAACCAGTGGGGGAGAGGAAGGAACAGAGGAGGTGAGCACCGTCGATCTTGTCCATTTTACGGAACGAACAACGTTACGGAAAGCCACTGAAGGAAGGGATCAAACaactaaaattttaactgaGGACACTGACTCTATATCAAATGGCAGAACAGAGCTTCTGACGCAAAGCACATTAAAAACAACTAATGAAGTAACAACAGAAACTTCACCAAAGGAGGATACTACCACAAGCACAAAACCAGTGACTGTTTCTGTATCTTCTTCCGCCCCTGGTATTACCACTCTAGAAGACAATGGTGCTGCTACGAAAACGGAATCGACATCAGGAACGCAGCCACTCGTAACAGAGACGAGCGTTCCAGCCACGTCCTTGCCAAAAGGTACAACTGATGCAGCTACTGAAGCGAGCACCGACAGTGTTGAGGGCAAGTCAACCCCTGGCCAAGAGGATCCTCTCAAATCCCAAAAACAGATAGAGAATCGCTTTCAACAACAGCAACGACAACATCCATGA